A stretch of Verrucomicrobiota bacterium DNA encodes these proteins:
- a CDS encoding HDIG domain-containing protein yields MADRLSLAFTRMFGSLNRKRLVKRGFACSKQRRKPTQKEWMRRLDSDFRVKIGIFGAFSAVLALLIFSGDYPDPAKYFLIGLLILATAVEQLWINHPDTFRRNSRIGLVFGVILFHLATAKLVMVLSEQPDGVSREFGTLLIPFALAPLVLSILLGKNHGIYGAIFVSLWTSILFRGIDPVLLITSLITGFIAVFATIQVRRRSRLIRAGVYVGLATWVLGMSFGIITVPWLPTGVSDWALFLKQSMTAILSGVISGMVVGGALPMLEALFQITTDMSWLEIADRNHPLLLRLSLEAPGTWHHSDVVADLAEVAANRIGANGTMCRACAYFHDIGKLVKPNYFSENIVGEDNPHDDLAPTMSALIIIAHVKEGVDLALKYGLNARIIDVIQQHHGTSLVAYFYKRALQQQQDAREGGKIMNIREEDIPEVREESFRYSGPKPQFKESGIISLADAVESASRSLEKPTPQKIEQLVNDIISKRVAESQLDECDLTLRELRQIAETFRFTLQNMLHTRIKYPKDEDKNDQDSRRLRHLPPASAA; encoded by the coding sequence ATGGCTGATCGTCTCTCACTTGCATTTACTCGTATGTTCGGTTCTCTGAATCGCAAGCGTCTGGTCAAGCGGGGCTTCGCTTGCAGTAAGCAACGGCGCAAACCAACGCAGAAAGAATGGATGCGCCGTTTGGATTCGGATTTCCGGGTCAAGATCGGCATCTTTGGCGCCTTCAGCGCCGTTCTGGCTCTTCTGATCTTTTCCGGGGATTATCCGGACCCGGCGAAATATTTTCTCATTGGCCTGTTGATCCTGGCCACGGCGGTAGAGCAGCTCTGGATCAATCATCCGGACACGTTCCGCCGGAATTCGCGGATCGGCCTGGTGTTTGGCGTCATTTTGTTTCACCTCGCGACCGCGAAGTTGGTCATGGTTTTGTCGGAGCAGCCGGACGGGGTGTCGCGCGAGTTTGGGACCTTGCTGATCCCGTTTGCGCTGGCGCCGCTGGTGCTTTCCATTTTGCTTGGGAAAAACCATGGCATTTACGGGGCGATCTTTGTCAGCCTCTGGACCTCCATCCTTTTCCGCGGCATTGACCCGGTCCTGCTGATCACCAGCCTTATCACCGGTTTTATCGCGGTGTTTGCAACCATCCAGGTCCGGCGGCGCAGCCGGCTGATCCGGGCCGGCGTTTACGTCGGTCTGGCCACCTGGGTCTTGGGCATGTCGTTCGGCATTATCACCGTACCGTGGCTGCCCACCGGGGTATCGGATTGGGCGTTGTTCCTCAAACAATCCATGACGGCGATCTTGTCCGGCGTGATCTCCGGCATGGTGGTGGGTGGCGCGCTGCCCATGTTGGAGGCGCTCTTCCAGATCACGACCGATATGTCGTGGCTGGAAATCGCGGATCGTAACCACCCGCTCCTGTTGCGCTTGAGCCTGGAGGCGCCGGGGACCTGGCACCACAGCGACGTCGTGGCGGACCTGGCGGAGGTTGCGGCTAATCGCATCGGCGCGAACGGAACCATGTGCCGTGCGTGCGCCTACTTTCACGACATCGGCAAGCTGGTTAAACCCAATTACTTCTCGGAAAACATCGTCGGGGAAGATAATCCGCACGATGACCTCGCGCCGACGATGAGCGCGCTCATCATCATCGCCCACGTGAAGGAGGGTGTGGACCTCGCGTTGAAATACGGGCTGAATGCCCGCATCATCGACGTTATCCAGCAGCACCACGGCACCTCGCTGGTAGCCTATTTCTACAAGCGAGCCCTGCAACAGCAGCAGGACGCCCGTGAAGGCGGCAAGATCATGAACATCCGGGAAGAGGACATCCCGGAGGTCCGGGAAGAGAGTTTCCGTTACAGCGGACCGAAGCCGCAGTTCAAGGAAAGCGGAATCATCAGCCTTGCCGACGCGGTCGAGAGCGCTTCCCGAAGCCTGGAGAAGCCTACCCCGCAAAAAATCGAGCAACTGGTGAACGACATCATCAGCAAGCGGGTTGCCGAAAGTCAGCTGGACGAATGCGACCTGACCCTGCGCGAGTTGCGCCAGATCGCCGAGACTTTCCGTTTCACCCTGCAGAACATGCTGCACACGCGGATCAAATACCCGAAGGACGAGGATAAAAACGATCAGGACAGCCGGCGCTTACGGCACCTGCCGCCCGCTTCCGCCGCTTAA
- a CDS encoding HAD family hydrolase has protein sequence MRRFTVRSKAVFLDRDGTLMVDVGYCSRPEDVRLLPGVQEGLARLKSADLSLVIVTNQSGLGRGYFDETAFWQVQEALNAQLGPGLIDAVYFCPDHPDSPSPRRKPGPGMLLEAARDLGLHLDESYLLGDRDSDIDAGLAAGLKLCGLVFAPGPAPNGDHRVFAARNFTEAADRILRDVTGNG, from the coding sequence ATGAGGCGCTTCACCGTGAGGAGTAAGGCGGTTTTTCTGGATCGAGACGGCACCCTGATGGTGGACGTGGGTTACTGCTCACGGCCGGAAGACGTCCGGCTGCTGCCCGGTGTGCAGGAAGGGCTGGCAAGACTCAAATCCGCCGATCTCAGCCTGGTGATTGTCACGAACCAGAGCGGTCTTGGCCGGGGTTATTTCGATGAGACAGCCTTCTGGCAGGTCCAGGAGGCGCTCAACGCGCAACTCGGCCCCGGTTTGATCGACGCGGTCTACTTTTGCCCCGATCATCCCGACTCCCCCAGCCCGCGCCGGAAACCCGGCCCCGGCATGCTCCTGGAAGCGGCCCGAGACCTGGGCCTGCACCTGGACGAGAGCTACCTGTTGGGCGACCGGGATTCAGATATTGATGCGGGTCTGGCCGCCGGGCTGAAACTTTGCGGGCTCGTTTTTGCGCCCGGCCCGGCGCCGAACGGTGACCACCGGGTGTTCGCGGCACGCAATTTCACCGAAGCCGCCGACCGGATCCTCCGGGATGTAACGGGTAACGGGTAA
- the ybeY gene encoding rRNA maturation RNase YbeY, translating to MPEGLPAILVSNRQRRLRLERDDLQQFACRALVQVLTVPGADLPDEIGVVLVSDRRICELHHDFMRLSTPTDVITFQHGEIVISVDTAERQAAEHGTSLAGELKLYLLHGLLHLRGYDDRAPGARRTMMAVQTRLFAALTRKYQPRQGRGDGLIAGQKASLTKWQ from the coding sequence GTGCCGGAAGGTCTCCCTGCAATTCTGGTCAGCAACCGCCAGCGGCGACTACGGCTTGAGCGGGACGACCTGCAGCAGTTCGCCTGCCGTGCCCTGGTACAGGTGCTGACTGTCCCAGGCGCCGATCTCCCGGACGAAATCGGCGTGGTGCTGGTCTCGGATCGCAGGATCTGCGAACTCCACCACGACTTTATGCGGCTCAGCACGCCGACCGACGTGATCACGTTTCAACACGGTGAAATCGTCATAAGCGTGGACACCGCCGAGCGCCAGGCGGCCGAGCACGGGACGAGCCTGGCTGGCGAACTGAAACTTTATCTCCTGCACGGTTTGTTGCACCTGCGGGGGTACGATGATCGCGCGCCGGGCGCGAGGCGTACGATGATGGCTGTGCAAACGCGTTTGTTTGCCGCGCTAACCCGCAAGTACCAACCACGCCAAGGCCGAGGCGACGGGCTCATTGCGGGTCAGAAAGCCTCCTTAACTAAATGGCAATAG
- the kdsB gene encoding 3-deoxy-manno-octulosonate cytidylyltransferase encodes MKAAALIPARWGSTRFPGKPVHQIAGKPLIQHVWERCCEATVFDRIIIATDDARIAEAASGFGAEAALTSSEHQSGTDRIAEVARNLTRVGLIFNVQGDEPLIAPDLLGDLVRKLAGDRRVDLITAAVPIDAEEARSEHVVKVVTDRKGDALYFSRSVIPFARGPGDAGYLKHLGIYGYRRKALLEFVNLEPSPLEQAERLEQLRALQNGMKLRVIVSRTSSIGVDTPEDAEAAERLILGGGLGRSTSNRNRMV; translated from the coding sequence ATGAAAGCCGCTGCCCTGATTCCGGCTCGCTGGGGTTCCACGCGATTCCCCGGAAAACCGGTCCATCAGATTGCCGGTAAACCGCTGATTCAACACGTCTGGGAACGCTGCTGTGAGGCGACGGTTTTCGACCGTATCATCATCGCCACCGACGATGCGCGCATAGCCGAAGCGGCTTCGGGTTTTGGCGCCGAAGCGGCCCTGACTTCGAGCGAGCACCAAAGCGGGACGGACCGGATCGCGGAAGTCGCACGCAACCTGACCAGGGTCGGCCTGATTTTCAACGTGCAGGGGGACGAGCCGCTCATTGCCCCGGACCTGCTTGGGGACTTGGTGCGCAAGCTGGCCGGTGACCGTCGCGTGGACCTGATCACGGCGGCGGTGCCCATCGACGCGGAGGAGGCCCGGAGCGAACACGTGGTAAAAGTCGTGACGGACCGCAAGGGCGACGCGCTCTATTTTTCGCGCAGCGTGATCCCGTTTGCACGCGGACCCGGCGACGCGGGGTACCTGAAGCATTTAGGGATTTATGGCTATCGGCGCAAGGCCCTCCTTGAGTTCGTAAACCTTGAGCCGAGCCCGCTTGAACAGGCGGAGCGCTTAGAGCAGTTGCGTGCGCTCCAAAATGGGATGAAACTGCGCGTCATCGTTTCCCGAACCAGCTCCATCGGCGTGGATACACCGGAAGACGCCGAGGCGGCGGAGAGGTTGATTCTCGGGGGAGGGCTGGGCCGTTCAACTTCAAATCGGAACCGAATGGTATGA
- a CDS encoding PhoH family protein, whose amino-acid sequence MESETFQFDSARTLQNLYANDLRLLQSLEDRLRLKVTTRDGWMRLEGERADIEKARQVFEQLEGARQRGLQIKRQEFQYALDAVTGQAQEPLSQLANFRVQTSSRRPPIAPKTGQQLAYVQAIQSHDIVFGIGPAGTGKTYLAMAMAVDALKKESVKRIILTRPAVEAGEALGFLPGDLQEKIFPYLRPLYDALYDMLDGEEIQKYIDRGVIEIAPLAYMRGRTLNHAFVILDEAQNTTTEQMFMFLTRLGADSKCVVTGDRTQIDLPVNKTSGLIEAMHALHQVEGIEFVEFGERDVVRHPLVQSIIQAYKRHREGTERAPKRHG is encoded by the coding sequence GTGGAATCTGAAACTTTTCAGTTCGACAGCGCGCGTACGCTTCAGAACCTCTATGCGAACGATCTGCGCCTGCTTCAATCGCTTGAGGACCGGTTGCGGCTGAAAGTGACGACTCGGGACGGCTGGATGCGGCTCGAGGGCGAGCGCGCCGACATTGAAAAAGCCCGCCAGGTCTTTGAACAGCTTGAAGGGGCAAGGCAGCGCGGGTTACAGATCAAGCGCCAGGAGTTTCAATATGCCTTGGATGCCGTGACGGGTCAGGCACAGGAACCGTTAAGCCAGCTGGCGAATTTTCGGGTCCAGACGAGCAGTCGCCGGCCGCCCATCGCACCCAAAACGGGGCAACAGCTCGCCTATGTTCAGGCCATCCAGTCCCACGACATCGTGTTCGGGATTGGTCCGGCGGGCACGGGCAAGACCTACCTGGCCATGGCGATGGCCGTCGATGCGCTAAAAAAAGAATCGGTAAAACGCATCATCCTTACCCGTCCTGCTGTCGAAGCGGGTGAGGCCCTCGGTTTTCTGCCCGGCGACCTGCAGGAGAAGATTTTCCCCTATTTGCGCCCGCTGTATGATGCGTTGTATGATATGCTGGATGGGGAGGAGATCCAAAAGTACATCGACCGGGGCGTCATCGAGATTGCGCCCTTGGCTTACATGCGTGGCCGGACTTTAAATCATGCCTTCGTAATTCTCGATGAAGCTCAGAATACGACGACGGAACAGATGTTCATGTTCCTCACGCGCCTCGGGGCTGATTCGAAATGTGTTGTCACAGGAGACCGAACCCAGATAGACCTGCCTGTTAACAAAACGTCTGGTTTGATCGAAGCCATGCACGCCTTGCATCAGGTCGAGGGAATTGAGTTCGTGGAGTTTGGTGAGCGCGACGTGGTTCGTCACCCTTTGGTACAATCCATCATTCAGGCCTACAAGCGCCACCGGGAAGGTACGGAACGGGCCCCTAAGCGCCATGGCTGA